A stretch of Paludisphaera borealis DNA encodes these proteins:
- the atpE gene encoding ATP synthase F0 subunit C translates to MKLIKSALFAFALLLMSEGAAHAQDATAQAAAVAGSLKPIGAGIVIVGASLGIGLLARAAVESMARQPEIAGNIQTAMIIAAALIEGVTFFALLLQIIV, encoded by the coding sequence ATGAAACTGATCAAGTCCGCCCTGTTCGCGTTCGCCCTGCTGCTGATGAGCGAAGGGGCCGCCCACGCCCAAGACGCCACGGCCCAAGCCGCCGCCGTTGCCGGCAGCCTCAAGCCGATCGGCGCCGGCATCGTGATCGTCGGCGCCTCGCTCGGCATCGGCCTGCTGGCCCGCGCCGCCGTCGAGAGCATGGCCCGCCAGCCCGAGATCGCCGGCAACATCCAGACGGCCATGATCATCGCGGCCGCCCTTATCGAAGGCGTCACGTTCTTCGCGCTGCTGCTTCAGATCATCGTCTGA
- the atpB gene encoding F0F1 ATP synthase subunit A: protein MAAHDPLDHVVDHNYLELPWWTPPTYEWKVELPRIPVIGVPLTRFMVMELIAAVLMVLILIPVVRHISARAVTRGGFMNAFEALLMYIRDEVARPAIGGHGADHFLPYLWTAFFFVLFNNLLGMIPGLASPTGNINVTAALAVMTLGTVLTAGIREAGLAGYFVGLVPHIDVPPVLKLFLWPLMFVIEVVGLLIKHIVLAVRLFANMFAGHVVLAVILGFILVAKGTLFYFVMPASITGVVLLSLLELLVAFLQAYIFTFLSALFIGSAVHPH, encoded by the coding sequence ATGGCAGCACACGACCCCCTCGACCACGTCGTCGATCACAACTACCTGGAACTGCCCTGGTGGACGCCTCCCACGTATGAGTGGAAGGTCGAACTGCCGCGCATCCCCGTCATCGGGGTCCCCCTCACCCGGTTCATGGTGATGGAGCTGATCGCGGCGGTCTTGATGGTGCTGATCCTGATTCCGGTGGTCCGCCACATCTCCGCACGAGCGGTGACCCGGGGCGGGTTCATGAACGCCTTCGAGGCGTTGCTCATGTACATCCGGGACGAGGTCGCCCGGCCGGCGATCGGCGGCCACGGGGCCGACCATTTCCTGCCGTACCTGTGGACGGCGTTCTTCTTCGTCCTGTTCAACAACCTGCTGGGGATGATCCCCGGGCTCGCCTCGCCGACCGGCAACATCAATGTGACGGCGGCGCTGGCCGTGATGACCCTGGGGACCGTGCTCACCGCGGGCATCCGCGAGGCCGGCCTGGCGGGCTACTTCGTGGGGCTCGTGCCTCACATCGACGTCCCCCCGGTGCTCAAGCTGTTCCTCTGGCCCCTGATGTTCGTCATCGAGGTGGTGGGCCTCTTGATCAAGCACATCGTGCTGGCCGTGCGACTTTTCGCGAACATGTTCGCGGGGCACGTCGTGCTGGCCGTGATCCTGGGGTTCATCCTGGTGGCCAAGGGGACCCTGTTCTATTTCGTCATGCCGGCCAGCATCACGGGCGTGGTCCTGCTCAGCCTGTTGGAGCTGCTGGTGGCGTTCCTCCAAGCCTACATTTTCACCTTCCTGTCGGCGCTCTTCATCGGTTCGGCCGTTCACCCGCATTGA
- a CDS encoding AtpZ/AtpI family protein gives MLTASNPMRFAVRGGSSAGVAVCGIDGEREAIVIDDQDSRSSLSVGLDWSARVTTIGLEFCVPAVLGHVVDRWLSTAPWLTVLGALLGMAIGMLHVLRLPGELARADERAKARARRKPGDSPSRNVPD, from the coding sequence ATGCTTACCGCGTCCAACCCCATGCGTTTCGCCGTTCGCGGCGGTTCGTCGGCCGGCGTCGCGGTGTGTGGAATCGACGGCGAGCGGGAGGCGATCGTGATCGATGATCAGGATTCGCGCTCGTCGCTGTCCGTCGGCCTGGACTGGAGCGCGCGGGTGACGACGATCGGCCTGGAGTTCTGCGTGCCGGCCGTACTCGGGCATGTGGTCGACCGTTGGTTGAGCACGGCGCCCTGGCTGACGGTGCTCGGAGCGCTCCTGGGGATGGCGATCGGCATGCTGCATGTGCTCCGCCTGCCCGGCGAGCTCGCGAGGGCCGACGAGCGGGCGAAGGCGAGGGCCCGGCGAAAGCCCGGAGACTCGCCCTCCCGGAACGTACCGGACTGA
- the atpF gene encoding F0F1 ATP synthase subunit B, producing the protein MLRSSSFAMGFRLVVLVLAVAVVSVFSRASNAEQPAAHDAPAPHGVAVVKAEAGHEEHGGHEAKSNPMEPQPGLAIFTVLVFLGLLTLLGKFAWKPLVQALHNREEHLEHCLSQSEKARNDAERLLADHRRLMAETDDKVRSILYQAQRDAQTSAAEVLRQAQAEADASRDRASRDIATARDQALADIWSQTADVAVSVAGRVLGKNLGDDDRRRLLDQAIAELPAAPNGQGGVRA; encoded by the coding sequence ATGCTCCGCAGTTCATCGTTCGCAATGGGGTTCCGGCTCGTCGTGCTGGTCTTGGCCGTCGCCGTCGTCTCGGTCTTCTCGCGGGCCTCCAACGCGGAGCAACCCGCCGCCCACGATGCCCCGGCGCCCCACGGCGTGGCGGTGGTGAAGGCGGAGGCCGGCCATGAAGAACATGGCGGCCACGAAGCGAAGTCCAACCCGATGGAGCCGCAGCCGGGCCTAGCCATCTTTACGGTCCTCGTCTTTCTGGGACTGCTGACGTTGCTCGGCAAGTTCGCCTGGAAGCCGCTGGTCCAGGCTCTCCACAACCGTGAAGAGCACCTCGAACACTGTCTGTCGCAATCGGAAAAAGCCCGCAACGACGCCGAGCGGCTGCTGGCCGACCACCGTCGGCTGATGGCCGAGACCGACGACAAGGTCCGGTCGATCCTCTACCAGGCCCAGCGCGACGCTCAGACGAGCGCGGCCGAGGTGCTCCGCCAGGCCCAGGCCGAGGCCGACGCCTCCCGCGACCGCGCCTCCCGCGACATCGCGACGGCCCGCGACCAGGCCCTGGCCGACATCTGGAGCCAGACCGCCGACGTCGCGGTGAGCGTCGCCGGCCGGGTCCTGGGCAAGAATCTCGGCGACGACGACCGCCGCCGGCTGCTTGACCAGGCCATCGCCGAGCTTCCCGCGGCCCCCAACGGCCAGGGAGGCGTCCGCGCATGA
- a CDS encoding DUF4912 domain-containing protein encodes MTVDALKDCNKKHLSQLAKERGISGWHAMRKDQLIRALSVTRSTPSARVKKERPAPRAPKIAKRPVPALPDAPVARRGAAAPSLPLACAAPHTLDHASQKDRIIVLARDPYWLHAHWELSRTTLARAQAALGQEWHSAQPILRLMDVTSEDTTNATERQLRDIPIHGGVNNWYIDVLKPPRSFRIDVGYLSRRGKFYVLARSNIVTTPKAGVTDALEENWASVQQQFERVQNPSTIGANKANNASVDLNDLFDERLRRPLSSLSMQNLSLGALPGIGRNFHFQLDAELIVYGTTEPNAQVTLQGESVQLRPDGTFTVRFSLPDSRQIIPAVASSADGVEERTIVLAVERNTKELEPMIHDSNEL; translated from the coding sequence ATGACCGTCGACGCGCTCAAAGATTGTAATAAGAAGCATCTGTCCCAGTTGGCCAAAGAGCGAGGAATCTCGGGCTGGCACGCGATGCGGAAAGACCAGTTGATTCGGGCTCTCTCGGTAACCCGCTCGACCCCGTCGGCTCGCGTCAAGAAAGAACGACCCGCCCCCCGCGCCCCCAAGATCGCCAAGCGCCCCGTGCCGGCGCTGCCCGACGCTCCCGTCGCCCGCCGCGGCGCGGCCGCGCCGTCACTGCCGCTGGCGTGTGCGGCGCCGCACACGCTCGACCACGCGTCGCAGAAAGACCGGATCATCGTCCTGGCCCGCGACCCGTACTGGCTGCACGCCCACTGGGAGCTGAGCCGGACGACGTTGGCCCGGGCCCAGGCCGCTCTCGGCCAGGAATGGCACAGCGCCCAGCCGATCCTCCGACTGATGGACGTGACGAGCGAGGACACGACCAACGCGACCGAACGCCAGCTCCGCGACATCCCGATCCACGGCGGCGTCAACAACTGGTACATCGACGTCCTCAAGCCCCCGAGGTCGTTCCGGATCGACGTCGGCTATCTGTCGCGTCGCGGCAAATTCTACGTCCTGGCCCGGTCGAACATCGTCACGACCCCCAAGGCCGGCGTCACCGACGCTCTTGAGGAGAACTGGGCCAGCGTCCAGCAACAGTTCGAGCGCGTCCAGAACCCCTCCACGATCGGCGCGAACAAGGCGAACAACGCCTCGGTCGACCTCAATGACCTGTTCGACGAGCGGCTCCGCCGCCCGCTGTCGAGTCTCTCGATGCAGAACCTCTCGCTGGGAGCGCTGCCGGGCATCGGCCGGAACTTCCACTTTCAGCTCGACGCGGAATTGATCGTTTATGGGACGACCGAGCCCAACGCCCAGGTGACCTTGCAAGGCGAGTCGGTCCAGCTCCGGCCCGACGGCACGTTCACCGTCCGGTTCAGCCTGCCGGATTCGCGCCAGATCATCCCGGCCGTCGCCTCCAGCGCCGACGGCGTTGAGGAGCGGACGATCGTCCTGGCCGTTGAACGGAACACGAAAGAGCTCGAGCCGATGATCCACGACAGCAACGAGCTGTAA